The proteins below come from a single Haemorhous mexicanus isolate bHaeMex1 chromosome 20, bHaeMex1.pri, whole genome shotgun sequence genomic window:
- the MRPL12 gene encoding large ribosomal subunit protein bL12m, translated as MLPAALPAARRALLPLPPRPLPLLPPLPPRRGAPAGLRALGTGPARRSEALAGAPLDTAAKEYSPKVRQLVRDIAGLTLLEVADLNALLKETLKIPDVGVMPAAAAASLLPAQAAPQEEEEVVPLKKEKTHFTVRLTELKAADKVKLIKEVKNFVPGVNLVQAKKLVESLPQEIKANASKEEAEKIKAALEAAGGTVVLE; from the exons ATGCTGCCCGCCGCGctgcccgccgcccgccgggcGCTGCTCCCGCTGCCGCCGCGCCCGCTACCGCTgctcccgccgctgccgccgcgccGCGGGGCCCCCGCCGGGCTGCGAGCGCTCGGCACCGGCCCCGCGCGGCGTTCGGAGGCGCTGGCCGGGGCACCGCTGGACACGGCCGCCAAGGAGTACTCGCCCAAGGTGCGGCAGCTGGTGCGGGACATCGCGGGGCTGACGCTGCTGGAGGTGGCCGATCTCAACGCGCTGCTCAAG GAGACGCTGAAGATCCCGGACGTGGGGGTGATGCCCGCGGCGGCCGCCGCCTCCCTTCTGCCCGCCCAGGCGGCTCCGCAG gaggaggaggaggtggtaccgctcaagaaagagaaaactcaTTTCACCGTCCGGCTGACGGAGCTGAAGGCCGCTGACAAGGTGAAGCTGATCAAGGAGGTGAAGAACTTCGTGCCTGGAGTGAACCTCGTGCAG GCAAAGAAGCTGGTGGAGTCCCTTCCGCAGGAGATCAAGGCAAATGCCTccaaggaggaagcagagaagaTCAAAGCAGCACTGGAGGCGGCAGGAGGGACTGTTGTTCTGGAGTAG